Proteins encoded by one window of Scatophagus argus isolate fScaArg1 chromosome 4, fScaArg1.pri, whole genome shotgun sequence:
- the sv2ca gene encoding synaptic vesicle glycoprotein 2Ca isoform X1 → MEDTYNNRTSLVKGAKDMVKEAKRHAAKKVNKVVDRATDEYSHRNYSRFQDEEDEDEDFYRNPPRQDGESYNDNEEGSSDATEGHDDEDEIYEGEYQGIPSAGDRKHKEGQVALGQLMSDATKDRKGLEEERQADEEELAQQYELIIQECGHGRFQWQLFFVLGLALMSDGVEVFVVGFVLPSAETDMCVPNSSSGWLGSVVYLGMMVGAFFWGGMSDKVGRRQCLLICMSTNGFFAFLSSFVQGYGFFLLCRVVAGFGIGGAVPIVFSFFAEVLSREKRGEHLSWLCMFWMIGEIYASAMAWAIIPHYGWSFSMGSAYQFHSWRVFVVVCALPCVCAVVALTFMPESPRFYLEVGKHDEAWMILKQIHDTNMRARGQPEKVFTVNRIKIPKQLDELVEMESESGNPVSKFFFRIKAEIHGIYLNLMKCFNYPMRENMMRLAIVWFTLSFGYYGLSVWFPDVIKHLQADEYASKVKIYNNERIEDFTFNFTLENQIHKNGLFINDRFISMKLKSVTFVDSTFRNCYFDDVTSVGSFFRNCTFIDASFFNTDIDESKLIDGTEVVNSTFTHNKTGCQMTFDDDYSAYWVYFINFLGTLAVLPGNIVSALLMDKIGRLSMLGGSMVLSGISCFFLWFGTSESMMIFMLCLYNGLSISAWNSLDVVTTESFPTVRRGTGFGFCNALCKLAAVLGNLIFGSLVGITKAIPILMASSVLVGGGLVGLRLPDTMANVLM, encoded by the exons ATGGAGGACACGTACAATAACAGGACTTCCCTGGTTAAGGGGGCCAAGGACATGGTCAAGGAGGCCAAGCGGCATGCCGCGAAGAAAGTCAACAAGGTGGTGGACCGTGCGACAGATGAGTACTCCCATCGCAACTACAGCCGATtccaggatgaggaggatgaagatgaggattTCTACCGGAACCCCCCAAGACAAGATGGAGAGAGTTACAATGACAATGAGGAGGGTTCCAGTGATGCCACAGAGGGCCACGATGATGAGGACGAGATCTACGAGGGCGAGTACCAGGGCATACCCTCTGCAGGAGATAGGAAGCATAAGGAGGGTCAGGTGGCGCTGGGGCAACTGATGTCGGATGCCACAAAGGACCGTAaggggctggaggaggagagacaagcTGATGAGGAGGAGTTGGCCCAACAATATGAGCTAATCATCCAGGAGTGTGGCCACGGGAGGTTCCAGTGGCAGCTCTTCTTCGTGCTCGGCCTGGCACTCATGTCAGATGGAGTGGAGGTGTTTGTGGTGGGCTTTGTGCTGCCCAGCGCAGAGACAGATATGTGTGTGCCCAACTCCAGCTCGGGATGGTTAG GCAGTGTTGTTTACTTGGGGATGATGGTCGGAGCGTTCTTCTGGGGAGGGATGTCTGACAAAGTGGGCCGCAGACAGTGCCTCCTCATTTGCATGTCCACGAACGGCTTCTTCGCCTTCCTGTCATCTTTTGTCCAGGGTTATGGCTTCTTTCTCCTTTGCCGTGTCGTCGCGGGCTTTGG GATAGGAGGGGCTGTGCCCATCGTTTTCTCCTTCTTTGCAGAGGTGCTGTccagggagaaaagaggagaacaCCTCAGCTGGTTGTGTATGTTCTGGATGATTGGGGAAATCTATGCATCTGCTATGGCCTGGGCCATCATACCACACTACG GTTGGAGTTTCAGTATGGGTTCAGCATACCAGTTTCACAGCTGGAGGGTCTTTGTGGTCGTCTGTGCCCTGccatgtgtttgtgctgtggtgGCACTTACCTTCATGCCTGAAAGTCCCAGGTTCTACCTTGAG GTGGGGAAGCATGATGAAGCCTGGATGATCCTCAAACAGATCCACGACACCAACATGAGAGCACGTGGGCAACCGGAGAAAGTCTTCACT GTAAACAGGATCAAGATCCCCAAACAGCTGGATGAACTGGTGGAAATGGAGTCAGAGTCTGGCAATCCAGTTTCCAAATTTTTCTTTAGGATAAAGGCTGAAATACACGGG ATCTATCTGAATCTCATGAAGTGCTTCAACTACCCAATGCGAGAAAACATGATGCGACTAGCCATAGTGTGGTTCACACTGTCATTTGG GTACTATGGACTGTCAGTCTGGTTCCCTGATGTCATCAAACACCTTCAGGCAGATGAATATGCCTCCAAAGTAAAGATCTACAACAATGAACGCATTGAAGACTTCACCTTCAATTTCACTCTGGAAAACCAGATACACAAAAATGGTCTCTTCATCAATGACCG ATTCATCAGTATGAAGCTGAAATCCGTCACCTTCGTTGACTCCACTTTTCGTAACTGCTACTTTGATGATGTGACATCAGTGGGCTCCTTCTTCCGCAATTGTACTTTCATTGATGCTTCCTTCTTCAACACAG ACATCGATGAATCCAAGTTGATAGATGGCACCGAGGTGGTCAACAGTACGTTCACCCACAACAAGACAGGATGCCAGATGACGTTTGATGATGACTACAGTGCCTACTGGGTTTACTTCATCAACTTCCTGGGGACCTTGGCTGTTCTGCCCGGGAACATTGTATCTGCCCTTCTCATGGACAAAATTGGGCGTCTCTCCATGTTAG GTGGCTCGATGGTCCTTTCAGGCATCAGTTGTTTCTTCTTGTGGTTTGGCACCAGTGAGTCCATGATGATTTTCATGTTGTGCCTTTACAACGGCCTGAGCATCTCTGCATGGAACTCCCTGGATGTGGTCACGACTGAGTCATTTCCTACCGTTAGGAG GGGAACAGGCTTTGGGTTCTGCAACGCTCTGTGTAAGCTGGCTGCAGTCTTGGGGAACCTGATTTTTGGTTCTCTTGTTGGCATCACAAAGGCCATCCCCATCCTCATGGCCTCATCTGTGCTCGTCGGGGGAGGCCTGGTTGGACTCCGGTTGCCTGACACCATGGCAAATGTCCTCATGTAA
- the sv2ca gene encoding synaptic vesicle glycoprotein 2Ca isoform X2: MMVGAFFWGGMSDKVGRRQCLLICMSTNGFFAFLSSFVQGYGFFLLCRVVAGFGIGGAVPIVFSFFAEVLSREKRGEHLSWLCMFWMIGEIYASAMAWAIIPHYGWSFSMGSAYQFHSWRVFVVVCALPCVCAVVALTFMPESPRFYLEVGKHDEAWMILKQIHDTNMRARGQPEKVFTVNRIKIPKQLDELVEMESESGNPVSKFFFRIKAEIHGIYLNLMKCFNYPMRENMMRLAIVWFTLSFGYYGLSVWFPDVIKHLQADEYASKVKIYNNERIEDFTFNFTLENQIHKNGLFINDRFISMKLKSVTFVDSTFRNCYFDDVTSVGSFFRNCTFIDASFFNTDIDESKLIDGTEVVNSTFTHNKTGCQMTFDDDYSAYWVYFINFLGTLAVLPGNIVSALLMDKIGRLSMLGGSMVLSGISCFFLWFGTSESMMIFMLCLYNGLSISAWNSLDVVTTESFPTVRRGTGFGFCNALCKLAAVLGNLIFGSLVGITKAIPILMASSVLVGGGLVGLRLPDTMANVLM; the protein is encoded by the exons ATGATGGTCGGAGCGTTCTTCTGGGGAGGGATGTCTGACAAAGTGGGCCGCAGACAGTGCCTCCTCATTTGCATGTCCACGAACGGCTTCTTCGCCTTCCTGTCATCTTTTGTCCAGGGTTATGGCTTCTTTCTCCTTTGCCGTGTCGTCGCGGGCTTTGG GATAGGAGGGGCTGTGCCCATCGTTTTCTCCTTCTTTGCAGAGGTGCTGTccagggagaaaagaggagaacaCCTCAGCTGGTTGTGTATGTTCTGGATGATTGGGGAAATCTATGCATCTGCTATGGCCTGGGCCATCATACCACACTACG GTTGGAGTTTCAGTATGGGTTCAGCATACCAGTTTCACAGCTGGAGGGTCTTTGTGGTCGTCTGTGCCCTGccatgtgtttgtgctgtggtgGCACTTACCTTCATGCCTGAAAGTCCCAGGTTCTACCTTGAG GTGGGGAAGCATGATGAAGCCTGGATGATCCTCAAACAGATCCACGACACCAACATGAGAGCACGTGGGCAACCGGAGAAAGTCTTCACT GTAAACAGGATCAAGATCCCCAAACAGCTGGATGAACTGGTGGAAATGGAGTCAGAGTCTGGCAATCCAGTTTCCAAATTTTTCTTTAGGATAAAGGCTGAAATACACGGG ATCTATCTGAATCTCATGAAGTGCTTCAACTACCCAATGCGAGAAAACATGATGCGACTAGCCATAGTGTGGTTCACACTGTCATTTGG GTACTATGGACTGTCAGTCTGGTTCCCTGATGTCATCAAACACCTTCAGGCAGATGAATATGCCTCCAAAGTAAAGATCTACAACAATGAACGCATTGAAGACTTCACCTTCAATTTCACTCTGGAAAACCAGATACACAAAAATGGTCTCTTCATCAATGACCG ATTCATCAGTATGAAGCTGAAATCCGTCACCTTCGTTGACTCCACTTTTCGTAACTGCTACTTTGATGATGTGACATCAGTGGGCTCCTTCTTCCGCAATTGTACTTTCATTGATGCTTCCTTCTTCAACACAG ACATCGATGAATCCAAGTTGATAGATGGCACCGAGGTGGTCAACAGTACGTTCACCCACAACAAGACAGGATGCCAGATGACGTTTGATGATGACTACAGTGCCTACTGGGTTTACTTCATCAACTTCCTGGGGACCTTGGCTGTTCTGCCCGGGAACATTGTATCTGCCCTTCTCATGGACAAAATTGGGCGTCTCTCCATGTTAG GTGGCTCGATGGTCCTTTCAGGCATCAGTTGTTTCTTCTTGTGGTTTGGCACCAGTGAGTCCATGATGATTTTCATGTTGTGCCTTTACAACGGCCTGAGCATCTCTGCATGGAACTCCCTGGATGTGGTCACGACTGAGTCATTTCCTACCGTTAGGAG GGGAACAGGCTTTGGGTTCTGCAACGCTCTGTGTAAGCTGGCTGCAGTCTTGGGGAACCTGATTTTTGGTTCTCTTGTTGGCATCACAAAGGCCATCCCCATCCTCATGGCCTCATCTGTGCTCGTCGGGGGAGGCCTGGTTGGACTCCGGTTGCCTGACACCATGGCAAATGTCCTCATGTAA